Proteins from a genomic interval of Diospyros lotus cultivar Yz01 chromosome 6, ASM1463336v1, whole genome shotgun sequence:
- the LOC127804439 gene encoding uncharacterized protein LOC127804439 produces MVVNPRENVSAIVLRSGKEVEIPVKETPTSLKQEKEKNIVADKNIPNDNDVPKFKFSPLSDYKPVPPFPQALVKSRKDEQNKDLYETFRRCEVNIPLLDAMKQVPRYAKFLKELCTIKRKQKLKRYEKVRVGENVSAIIQRKLPAKCKDLGMFTIPCTIGNTSFEKVMLDLGASINVMPYSIYASLKLGPLNKTGVVIQLADKSNAYPKGVVEDVLVQVNELVFPVDFYVLDMENDDQTTPILLGRPFLKTSKTKINVHSGTLTMEFDGEIVNIYDAMKFSYDDNSVYFIDVMDESGEHRKLQLQELEEIHNDAYESARIYKEKTKAFHDKMISRKEFKIGQKVLLDHSWLRLFPVGIQSLATSKVFKVNGHRLKSFYEGFQEEDVPKLNLEDLIYSG; encoded by the exons ATGGTGGTAAATCCAAGAGAAAATGTAAGTGCAATCGTTCTGAGAAGTGGTAAAGAGGTTGAGATTCCAGTAAAGGAAACCCCTACATCATTAAAGCAAGAGAAGGAGAAAAACATCGTTGCAGATAAGAACATTCCCAATGACAATGACGTACCTAAGTTTAAGTTTTCGCCTCTTTCTGATTATAAACCAGTACCTCCTTTTCCTCAGGCTTTAGTAAAATCTAGAAAAGATGAGCAAAATAAAGATTTGTATGAGACTTTTCGTAGATGTGAGGTAAATATTCCACTTTTAGATGCTATGAAACAAGTACCTCGTTATGCTAAATTCTTGAAAGAATTGTGTACAATTAAGAGGAAACAAAAGCTTAAAAGATATGAGAAGGTGAGAGTAGGGGAGAATGTTTCTGCaattattcaaagaaaactCCCTGCGAAGTGCAAAGATCTAGGTATGTTTACTATCCCTTGTACGATAGGTAACACTAGCTTTGAGAAGGTCATGTTAGATTTAGGAGCTTCTATTAATGTCATGCCATATTCTATATATGCTTCTTTGAAACTTGGACCTTTGAATAAAACTGGTGTTGTGATTCAATTGGCTGATAAATCTAATGCCTATCCCAAGGGTGTAGTTGAGGATGTCCTTGTGCAAGTTAATGAATTGGTTTTCCCTGTTGATTTCTATGTGCTTGATATGGAGAATGATGATCAAACTACTCCTATTTTGTTAGGAAGACCATTCCTAAAGACATCCAAGACTAAGATAAATGTTCATAGTGGCACACTTACCATGGAATTTGATGGTGAAATTGTTAATATTTATGATGCCATGAAATTTTCTTATGATGATAATTctgtttattttattgatgtgaTGGATGAAAGTGGAGAACACAGGAAGTTGCAACTACAAGAGTTAGAGGAAATTCACAATGATGCCTATGAGAGTGCAAGGATTTATAAGGAAAAGACGAAGGCTTTTCATGACAAGATGATCTCTAGGAAAGAGTTTAAAATTGGTCAAAAAGTCCTCCTAGACCATTCATGGCTTCGTTTGTTCCCAG TCGGAATTCAAAGTTTGGCAACTTCCAAAGTGTTCAAGGTGAATGGCCATAGACTTAAGTCTTTCTATGAAGGTTTCCAAGAAGAGGATGTGCCAAAATTGAACCTTGAGGATCTAATTTATTCTGGTTAA